A single region of the Anaerostipes rhamnosivorans genome encodes:
- a CDS encoding Gfo/Idh/MocA family protein — protein MKGIRIGLIGAGWMGKAHTTAFHNAKMIFGDDVPVFEMISDVNEEQVKNMAQSLGYNRYTTDWTDIVKDPDIDLVDVATPNSMHFEMVKAALENGKHVFCEKPLSLSGEQSQILADLAAEKNVVNYCGFSNLMNPANQYVKDLVQSGKLGKIMRIHATYDQDMLLDPKQPITWRHVNKFAGSGALGDLASHLLSVSQMILGDIQEVNAVDSIVIPERPLPGKNEMGTVENDDLITFLVKYKNGAIGDISASRVATGRKNYFYYEIQGTEGTVVYDLERMCEVQVYFKADADKDNGRDCGFRTVLLNPEHNGFKYFQPAGGIAIAFDDMKTLQAHELMQAMNGGSYEGSFSMGAKVDGVISAVLKSVKSRQWELC, from the coding sequence ATGAAAGGAATTCGTATTGGTTTAATCGGAGCAGGATGGATGGGGAAGGCACATACAACCGCATTCCACAACGCAAAAATGATATTCGGGGATGACGTGCCAGTGTTTGAGATGATCTCTGATGTGAACGAGGAACAAGTAAAGAACATGGCTCAGTCCTTAGGCTACAACCGTTATACAACGGACTGGACCGACATTGTAAAAGACCCGGACATAGATCTGGTGGATGTGGCCACTCCCAACAGCATGCACTTTGAGATGGTGAAGGCGGCTTTAGAAAACGGAAAACATGTCTTCTGCGAGAAACCGCTGTCCCTGTCTGGAGAACAGTCACAGATCCTTGCGGACCTGGCGGCAGAAAAGAACGTGGTCAATTACTGTGGATTTTCAAATCTCATGAACCCTGCTAACCAATATGTAAAGGATTTAGTGCAGAGCGGAAAACTGGGTAAGATCATGAGAATCCATGCAACCTACGACCAGGATATGCTGCTGGATCCGAAGCAGCCGATCACATGGAGACATGTAAATAAATTTGCCGGTTCCGGTGCCTTGGGAGATCTGGCAAGTCATCTGCTCTCTGTATCCCAGATGATCCTGGGGGACATACAAGAGGTGAACGCCGTGGATTCTATTGTCATACCAGAACGTCCGCTTCCAGGCAAAAACGAGATGGGAACAGTAGAGAATGATGATCTGATCACCTTCCTTGTAAAATACAAAAACGGAGCCATCGGAGATATCTCAGCATCCCGGGTTGCCACAGGCAGAAAGAATTACTTCTATTATGAGATCCAGGGAACCGAGGGTACCGTGGTTTATGATCTGGAGAGAATGTGTGAGGTACAGGTTTATTTCAAGGCAGATGCAGATAAGGACAACGGACGGGACTGCGGTTTCCGCACAGTTCTTTTAAATCCGGAGCACAACGGATTCAAATACTTTCAGCCGGCAGGAGGCATCGCCATTGCCTTTGACGATATGAAGACACTGCAGGCACATGAGCTGATGCAGGCCATGAATGGCGGCAGCTATGAGGGAAGTTTTTCTATGGGCGCAAAAGTGGACGGAGTTATCAGCGCTGTTCTGAAATCTGTAAAGAGCAGACAGTGGGAATTATGCTAA
- a CDS encoding ABC transporter ATP-binding protein — MTGKKLEIKSLRKYYGKKENVTKALDGISFQVVDGEFIGIMGSSGSGKTTLLNCISTASRPTGGKIFLNGQEISRLTRKELDVYRGRQMGYLFQNFELIDNLTAEENIMLPAAIHNAGGRKQRMHELAACLEISDILGKFPSELSGGQKQRVAAARALLLNPEILLADEPTGALDSKNAKLLMQKLSDLNKEQKSTILMVTHDANVASYCSRILFIQDGVIFHQLRKKTPGESKPEFYERIIAVLAQLGGGSANVL; from the coding sequence ATGACCGGGAAAAAATTAGAGATAAAGTCTCTTAGAAAGTATTATGGAAAAAAAGAAAATGTTACAAAGGCTTTGGACGGAATCAGTTTTCAGGTTGTGGACGGGGAGTTCATCGGAATTATGGGAAGCAGCGGGTCTGGAAAGACCACTCTTCTAAACTGCATTTCCACGGCCTCGCGTCCCACCGGCGGTAAGATCTTCTTAAACGGACAGGAGATCAGCAGGCTTACCAGAAAAGAATTGGATGTTTATAGAGGGAGACAGATGGGATATCTGTTTCAGAACTTTGAGCTGATCGACAATCTGACAGCCGAAGAAAATATCATGCTGCCGGCAGCGATCCATAATGCAGGAGGCAGGAAGCAGCGTATGCATGAGCTGGCAGCCTGTCTGGAGATCAGTGACATTCTGGGCAAGTTTCCATCGGAGCTGTCCGGAGGTCAAAAGCAGCGGGTGGCAGCGGCAAGAGCGCTCTTGTTGAATCCGGAGATTCTGCTCGCAGATGAACCTACGGGGGCACTGGACTCTAAAAATGCCAAGCTTCTGATGCAAAAACTGTCTGATTTGAACAAGGAGCAGAAATCCACCATTCTTATGGTGACACACGATGCCAATGTAGCCAGCTATTGTTCCAGGATTCTTTTTATCCAGGACGGAGTCATTTTTCATCAGCTTAGGAAAAAGACTCCGGGGGAATCCAAGCCGGAGTTCTATGAGAGGATCATAGCCGTGCTGGCCCAGCTGGGAGGGGGAAGTGCCAATGTTCTTTGA
- a CDS encoding sensor histidine kinase, with the protein MTDRLIRIVVKYKEWLVLTLALDLIFCIFLWLQDAAGFYAILPSVILATIILYGCLGVWLDRRDRKKEQAFLRLIEDPGILKDRMIFQQMNGQEKEALKLMGTLFEKMERQIRDQEADIQEYEEYIESWAHEIKTPLALMTFVLDNRKDEMSPVVYQRMEYARTDMEENVERMLYYARLRTACTDYIFERLPLPQICGEVLEGYENLLKEKKISIINDVEDVSVLSDRKGLSFLIRQAVSNSIKYAVHEAGTASIHLYTKYYKETGDIILAVRDNGMGVKPYDLPFLFDKGFTGDTGEKKKNSTGMGLYLAKQTADSLGIQIGIPEQNAGGFEITFRFCKV; encoded by the coding sequence ATGACTGACAGACTGATCCGTATTGTCGTGAAATATAAAGAATGGCTGGTGCTTACATTGGCCCTGGATCTCATATTCTGTATATTTTTGTGGCTGCAGGATGCGGCAGGTTTTTATGCCATTTTGCCTTCCGTGATCCTGGCCACCATTATTTTATATGGATGTCTGGGAGTTTGGCTGGACAGAAGAGACCGGAAAAAAGAACAGGCCTTTTTGCGACTTATAGAAGATCCAGGCATCTTAAAGGACCGGATGATATTTCAACAGATGAATGGCCAGGAAAAAGAGGCGCTGAAACTGATGGGGACCCTGTTTGAAAAAATGGAACGGCAGATCAGGGACCAGGAGGCGGACATCCAGGAATATGAAGAATACATCGAGTCATGGGCTCATGAAATCAAAACGCCGCTGGCACTGATGACCTTTGTTCTGGACAACCGGAAGGATGAGATGTCGCCCGTTGTCTATCAGAGGATGGAATATGCAAGGACCGATATGGAAGAGAACGTTGAGAGAATGCTGTACTATGCAAGACTTCGGACGGCATGTACAGATTATATATTTGAGCGGCTGCCACTGCCTCAGATCTGCGGGGAAGTGCTGGAAGGTTATGAAAATCTGCTGAAAGAGAAGAAAATATCCATTATAAATGATGTGGAAGATGTCAGTGTGCTGTCAGACAGAAAGGGTCTTTCTTTCTTGATCCGCCAGGCAGTTAGCAACTCCATCAAATATGCAGTGCATGAAGCGGGGACGGCCAGCATCCATCTATATACAAAGTATTATAAAGAGACGGGGGACATCATTTTGGCGGTCCGGGATAATGGTATGGGAGTCAAGCCGTATGACCTGCCGTTTCTCTTTGATAAAGGCTTTACGGGAGATACTGGTGAAAAGAAAAAGAACTCCACCGGGATGGGGCTTTATCTGGCAAAACAGACGGCAGACAGCCTTGGAATCCAGATCGGGATCCCGGAACAGAATGCCGGTGGATTTGAAATCACATTCCGGTTCTGTAAAGTTTAG
- a CDS encoding FtsX-like permease family protein, which produces MFFEIVRKNSRRNRKDNGLLFISLVISIVAFYVILSLENQDVMLFLKKMESDAVDRLFLLIPVLYMVSLFFLFFLVYFSGKYQLEQRSHEFGMYLMFGMGRKRLFSMLLAEDIWNSLLSLAAGIPIAVLLSELISLITAKAVGLGIVGHRFTFSFQAAIWTVAGYLVIRLAALLIQSGSIAAKEITQLLSESQDKRHKVHKRYMTAIQLAVSLLMLAAAYAKAVKGNAWKSAGQMGITMALGITGTFLLFRGIGILFDLFLRRRRSEKGLTVFTFRQIQETIVLRPDSIAVSSLLLLAALCCFGYGSSVSLNSGLKNQRVIDYTFEGEPGQIKKELARIKVDSYMQESFQVKTGLFKGSREEGTFSGDELREAVRTQEDSEGRTVLLNNLQYFNEPYLISLTGYNRILKLKKEPPIRLNNRQAALYNSREYTNQDSDRVIKRALKKRPSVEMNHDRYQLSDTLCQENIVTDRLITISYGLIVPDQVFEQLTGGTYDSYWNAVLKRDVVREKGLMQTIMDINEKLDKTSLKYESYLNSMGRQLFYTVAASYTTIFLGTVFLLIANTVLGVQFLMHQQQTAKRYRTVLHLGCHIKYLCESARRQIKWFFLLPVSVAASGSLFGVRSLATGFAFADLQGKGGLLTAAAVPMILILCVVELGYILAVMKKSDRQILRQAELKRDDG; this is translated from the coding sequence ATGTTCTTTGAGATCGTGAGAAAAAACAGCAGGCGGAACCGGAAGGATAACGGACTGCTGTTTATATCCCTTGTAATATCCATCGTTGCGTTCTATGTGATTCTGTCTTTAGAGAACCAGGATGTGATGCTGTTCCTGAAAAAAATGGAGAGCGATGCCGTTGACAGACTGTTTCTGCTGATCCCTGTACTCTATATGGTCTCTCTGTTCTTTCTGTTTTTCCTCGTATATTTTTCAGGGAAATACCAGCTGGAGCAGAGGAGCCATGAGTTTGGCATGTACCTGATGTTTGGAATGGGACGCAAAAGACTGTTTTCCATGCTTTTGGCCGAGGATATATGGAACAGTCTTCTGTCATTGGCAGCGGGAATTCCCATTGCAGTGCTGCTTTCGGAACTGATCAGCTTGATTACCGCAAAAGCGGTAGGACTGGGTATCGTGGGGCACCGTTTTACGTTTTCTTTCCAGGCAGCCATCTGGACCGTGGCCGGATACCTTGTCATCCGGCTGGCAGCGCTGCTTATTCAAAGCGGCAGCATCGCGGCGAAGGAGATCACCCAGCTGCTGTCAGAATCCCAGGATAAACGGCATAAGGTGCATAAAAGGTATATGACAGCCATACAGCTGGCAGTGAGTCTCCTTATGCTGGCAGCCGCCTATGCCAAGGCTGTGAAAGGAAACGCATGGAAGTCGGCAGGTCAGATGGGCATTACCATGGCTCTGGGGATCACAGGGACTTTCCTTCTTTTCCGCGGCATCGGAATCCTATTTGATCTGTTTCTGAGGCGGAGGCGAAGCGAGAAGGGGCTGACAGTTTTCACGTTCCGCCAGATCCAGGAGACGATTGTGCTCCGGCCGGATTCCATAGCGGTCTCCTCACTGCTTTTGCTGGCTGCACTCTGCTGTTTTGGATATGGATCTTCTGTCAGCTTAAATTCCGGCCTGAAAAACCAGCGAGTCATCGATTATACCTTTGAGGGGGAGCCCGGACAGATCAAAAAAGAACTGGCCCGGATAAAAGTGGATTCCTATATGCAGGAATCATTCCAAGTGAAAACAGGGTTATTCAAAGGGAGTAGGGAAGAGGGAACTTTTTCTGGAGACGAACTGCGGGAAGCTGTGAGAACACAGGAGGATTCCGAGGGCAGGACCGTGCTCTTAAACAACCTGCAGTATTTTAACGAGCCTTATCTGATTTCGCTTACCGGGTATAACCGTATTCTAAAACTGAAGAAAGAACCGCCGATACGTCTGAACAACCGTCAGGCAGCCCTGTATAACAGCCGGGAATATACAAACCAGGATTCAGACAGAGTCATAAAGCGTGCCCTGAAAAAACGTCCCAGTGTAGAAATGAATCATGACAGGTACCAGCTGTCGGATACACTCTGCCAGGAGAATATTGTAACGGACCGTCTGATCACCATAAGCTATGGACTCATTGTGCCGGACCAGGTATTTGAGCAGCTGACAGGCGGAACCTATGACTCTTACTGGAACGCAGTACTGAAGAGGGATGTGGTAAGGGAGAAAGGGCTTATGCAGACGATTATGGACATCAATGAGAAGCTTGATAAGACTTCCCTGAAGTACGAAAGCTACCTGAACAGTATGGGGAGACAGCTGTTTTACACGGTGGCAGCCAGCTATACGACCATCTTTTTGGGTACGGTCTTTCTGCTGATCGCCAATACAGTGCTGGGAGTACAGTTTTTGATGCATCAGCAGCAGACGGCAAAGAGATACCGGACAGTCCTGCACCTTGGATGCCACATCAAATATCTGTGTGAATCAGCGAGAAGACAGATCAAATGGTTCTTCCTGCTTCCAGTATCTGTTGCTGCCTCAGGCAGCCTGTTCGGGGTCAGATCACTGGCCACAGGCTTTGCCTTTGCTGACCTGCAGGGAAAAGGGGGGCTTTTGACAGCGGCAGCCGTGCCTATGATTCTTATTTTGTGTGTGGTAGAATTAGGCTATATACTGGCTGTTATGAAAAAGAGTGACCGACAGATTTTAAGGCAGGCAGAGCTAAAGAGAGACGACGGCTGA
- a CDS encoding helix-turn-helix domain-containing protein, translating to MIGETGVLKDSERYYYEPDPFTAEHLFYSPHGGAYHCDKDYSLSRNSLDVNQIILVDSGTLTVEYEGETKTAHSGMIVLLDCRKPHRYYSGGDDLRMRWFHFTGNTSHAYTDLLLDQQGFVISSADLIPEIEHCCERILMLYGNAEPSPHVASVYLHRLLALLAITSKEKKKSELELSIEKTAEYMKGHLEEKDISLEVLAEMAGLSHYYYLRKFKEIYGLTPHKYLLTQRLRSSKELLTTTSLSIEEIGLTCGFSNPSHFIMAFRKNTDMTPFQYRNFWR from the coding sequence ATGATTGGAGAGACCGGAGTATTAAAAGACTCAGAGCGCTACTATTATGAACCTGATCCGTTTACCGCTGAGCATCTGTTTTATTCTCCCCACGGAGGGGCCTACCACTGTGACAAAGACTACTCTTTAAGCAGAAATTCTCTGGATGTAAACCAGATCATTCTGGTTGATTCAGGAACCCTCACAGTAGAGTACGAAGGGGAGACAAAAACAGCCCATTCGGGCATGATCGTGCTTTTAGACTGCAGAAAACCCCACAGATATTATTCCGGCGGAGATGATCTGCGCATGAGATGGTTTCATTTTACCGGCAACACAAGCCATGCCTATACGGATCTGCTGCTGGACCAGCAGGGATTTGTCATCAGTTCCGCCGACCTGATCCCTGAGATCGAGCACTGCTGCGAGCGGATTCTCATGCTGTATGGCAATGCGGAACCGTCTCCACATGTGGCCTCAGTCTATCTTCACAGACTGCTGGCCTTACTGGCCATCACCTCCAAAGAAAAAAAGAAAAGCGAACTGGAGCTTTCCATTGAAAAAACAGCAGAATATATGAAAGGGCACCTGGAAGAGAAAGATATCTCTCTGGAAGTTCTTGCGGAAATGGCAGGTCTCAGCCATTATTACTATTTGAGAAAGTTTAAAGAAATCTACGGACTGACGCCTCACAAATATCTCTTAACCCAGAGGCTCAGAAGCTCAAAAGAATTGCTGACCACAACCTCCCTGAGCATTGAGGAGATCGGGCTTACATGCGGCTTTTCCAATCCATCGCATTTTATTATGGCTTTCCGGAAAAATACCGATATGACGCCGTTTCAGTACAGAAACTTTTGGCGTTAA
- a CDS encoding response regulator transcription factor — translation MKRIVIAEDELFMREELVSILEKEGYETECLVSFVDAAREILDGSPDLVLLDLNLPGITGFEICKSIRQRSTVPILVLTSRDQLKDELHALGLGADEYLTKPCHKERLTARILNLLRRSEDRDRFAELKGIRLDRQTYTVYMDGQSAILPENQGKILELLLAHPDETVTKSMLFETLWGTTEYIDENALQVNMTRLKKTMNKLHLPCKIETKRGIGYCLAQIGEKDD, via the coding sequence ATGAAAAGGATTGTGATCGCGGAAGATGAACTTTTTATGAGGGAAGAGCTTGTGTCGATTTTGGAGAAGGAAGGATATGAGACAGAGTGTCTCGTATCCTTTGTGGATGCTGCCAGAGAGATCCTGGATGGGTCCCCGGATCTGGTGCTCCTGGATCTGAATCTTCCCGGTATCACTGGTTTTGAGATCTGCAAATCCATCAGGCAGAGAAGTACGGTACCAATCCTTGTGCTGACCAGCAGGGACCAGTTAAAGGATGAGCTGCACGCCCTTGGACTTGGTGCGGACGAATATCTGACAAAGCCCTGCCATAAGGAAAGGCTGACTGCCCGGATCTTAAATCTGCTACGCAGATCTGAGGACAGGGACCGGTTCGCAGAGTTAAAAGGGATCAGGCTGGACCGGCAGACCTACACGGTGTATATGGACGGACAGTCTGCGATCCTGCCCGAAAACCAGGGGAAGATCCTGGAACTTCTTTTGGCGCATCCGGATGAAACGGTGACAAAATCCATGCTTTTTGAGACACTTTGGGGGACTACGGAGTACATCGATGAGAATGCATTGCAGGTAAATATGACAAGATTAAAGAAAACAATGAACAAGCTGCATTTGCCCTGCAAAATAGAGACCAAAAGAGGCATAGGATACTGCCTTGCCCAGATTGGAGAAAAGGATGACTGA
- a CDS encoding fibronectin type III domain-containing protein, whose translation MKKKRGNKVLCIMMAVCLTVTTVLLSFPEDIYGADSSMGRYLESITVDAETGTSYRDRYDTNFYNKIKNEYNTSYTKEEPLQINNAGQLAAFSAVVRNEPKCDFKGKFVKLTSDIDLEGTPLKIEKETTGAPDPDIRYETFKATIKTSDGSEKVSNTWAPIGSNKTPFRGSFDGDKHTIKGMVVYEKLNDPKDDTFVGLFGRVEAGTIRNLGIENAYVMVKVTNGQNYVAAGSLVGTMREGVHIENCYGSGGAVCVSSKLNRKDIGTGGDAGGLVGSSIRGIQGEQTEPLPCEIKDSYGNVDAYVAIDGVGGAISHAGGLAGWNSFDIENSFGSGDAYSTSLNSGKISVQAYAGGLVGYNESDTAFKEDRTKSIKNSYGSGKAAAYAYNSKPLTQDGANNQEVKAYAGGLAGSNLRAAIESCYGRGDVYAASFVDDPDNNYTTDSCMSLYGGLLGTNSSDGEIRNSYRNSDAKMAGLRGDKVLTETTKINKDGMSLTRQEMTGTGPGRASEKMKGFDPGVWIFTEDRDLNAAAGERIGYFPRLAAINYPSGSEPSYQKTDALEPEITSDLSTQEILYNRGTRAAALEIKARVGDSGALEYQWYQSERNVTAGGTKLTGEDKASYTPPTDTVGTRYYYCIVTNENNQATGAKTAVSTSKAAKITVTMDHVHNWLSNWSSDDTHHWHKCKAAACPVKDKRNMNGYAPHQKNKGVVTKKPTYTQTGVKTYSCKICGHAMKMEKLPKLVPGAPNVKSSTTYKTVKLSWKRVKGVKGYQIYRASKKNGKYKKVKTTKAGSWTNKKLTTGKTYYYKVRAYKKEGKKTVYGSFSKKVKAVPRTKAPKFTLKPGRRSIRVVWKKVDGGHGYRIYRARSKDGKYKMLKDSRAYIPGYTSIGITANHKYYYKLRSYRIVKGKKVYSAYTKVKTVRTK comes from the coding sequence ATGAAAAAGAAAAGAGGAAACAAAGTTTTGTGTATCATGATGGCGGTTTGCCTGACGGTGACAACGGTTTTACTCAGCTTTCCGGAGGATATCTATGGGGCGGACAGCTCGATGGGGAGGTATTTGGAGAGCATAACTGTAGATGCAGAGACAGGGACTTCTTATAGGGATCGGTATGATACTAATTTTTATAATAAAATCAAAAATGAGTATAACACTTCCTACACGAAGGAGGAGCCTCTGCAAATCAATAACGCCGGGCAACTTGCAGCCTTTTCCGCGGTAGTGAGGAATGAGCCGAAGTGTGACTTCAAGGGTAAATTCGTCAAATTAACGAGCGATATTGATCTGGAAGGAACGCCCCTGAAGATTGAGAAAGAGACGACGGGAGCCCCAGACCCAGATATACGTTACGAAACATTTAAGGCTACAATCAAGACGTCGGATGGTTCAGAGAAAGTTTCCAATACGTGGGCGCCGATCGGGTCGAACAAAACACCTTTTAGGGGGAGCTTTGACGGAGATAAACATACAATAAAGGGGATGGTTGTTTATGAGAAACTAAACGACCCGAAGGATGATACATTTGTGGGCCTCTTTGGCCGTGTGGAGGCTGGAACCATCCGGAATCTGGGAATTGAAAACGCTTATGTAATGGTGAAGGTTACGAATGGGCAAAACTATGTTGCTGCAGGGTCCCTGGTTGGAACTATGAGGGAGGGAGTTCACATAGAAAACTGCTATGGAAGCGGCGGCGCAGTCTGTGTTTCCTCTAAGCTTAATAGAAAAGATATAGGTACTGGGGGTGATGCGGGAGGCCTGGTTGGAAGCAGTATAAGAGGGATTCAGGGGGAACAGACTGAACCCCTACCGTGTGAAATAAAAGACAGCTATGGAAACGTCGATGCCTATGTTGCTATTGATGGGGTGGGAGGTGCAATAAGCCATGCGGGAGGTCTTGCTGGATGGAATAGTTTTGATATAGAAAACAGCTTTGGAAGCGGCGATGCCTATAGTACAAGTTTAAATTCAGGTAAGATAAGCGTTCAGGCCTATGCGGGAGGCTTGGTTGGGTATAATGAGAGTGATACGGCTTTTAAGGAAGATCGAACAAAAAGTATAAAAAACAGCTATGGAAGTGGCAAGGCTGCTGCTTATGCTTACAACTCGAAACCGCTAACGCAGGATGGCGCTAACAATCAAGAAGTAAAGGCCTATGCGGGAGGTCTGGCTGGGTCTAATCTTCGGGCGGCTATAGAAAGCTGCTATGGAAGAGGTGATGTCTATGCCGCGTCTTTTGTTGATGATCCTGATAATAATTATACTACGGATAGTTGTATGAGCCTATATGGGGGCCTATTGGGAACGAATTCGTCTGATGGTGAGATAAGGAACAGCTACCGAAACAGTGATGCGAAGATGGCGGGCCTACGGGGAGACAAAGTTCTCACGGAGACTACAAAAATAAACAAGGACGGAATGTCCCTGACCCGCCAGGAAATGACCGGAACCGGTCCGGGCCGGGCGAGTGAGAAGATGAAGGGATTCGATCCGGGCGTCTGGATCTTTACGGAAGACCGTGATCTTAATGCGGCAGCCGGTGAGCGGATTGGATATTTTCCCAGACTGGCTGCGATTAACTATCCTTCAGGCAGTGAACCGAGTTATCAGAAGACGGATGCACTGGAACCTGAAATCACCTCTGACCTGAGTACACAGGAAATCCTCTACAACAGAGGAACCCGGGCAGCGGCACTCGAGATTAAGGCCCGGGTGGGCGATAGCGGGGCGTTGGAGTATCAATGGTACCAAAGCGAGCGTAATGTGACGGCAGGCGGGACGAAGCTGACTGGAGAGGACAAAGCATCGTATACTCCGCCGACCGATACCGTCGGTACCAGGTACTATTACTGCATTGTGACCAATGAAAATAACCAGGCAACCGGAGCGAAAACTGCCGTCAGCACCAGCAAAGCGGCGAAGATCACTGTAACAATGGATCATGTCCATAACTGGCTGTCAAACTGGAGCAGCGACGATACGCATCATTGGCACAAATGCAAAGCAGCGGCCTGTCCGGTGAAGGATAAGAGGAATATGAACGGCTATGCACCCCATCAGAAAAACAAGGGTGTCGTAACAAAAAAACCAACCTATACCCAGACAGGTGTGAAGACGTATTCCTGTAAAATCTGCGGTCACGCTATGAAAATGGAGAAACTTCCGAAGCTTGTGCCGGGAGCACCAAATGTGAAATCCTCCACGACCTATAAGACAGTGAAGCTTTCCTGGAAGAGAGTGAAAGGAGTCAAAGGTTATCAGATCTACCGGGCATCAAAAAAGAACGGAAAGTATAAAAAGGTGAAGACGACCAAAGCCGGCTCCTGGACCAACAAAAAGCTGACCACAGGAAAGACTTATTACTACAAGGTGCGCGCTTATAAGAAAGAGGGCAAAAAGACCGTCTATGGAAGCTTCTCTAAAAAAGTGAAAGCAGTGCCGAGGACAAAAGCGCCCAAGTTTACGTTAAAGCCCGGCAGAAGAAGCATCAGGGTGGTCTGGAAGAAAGTAGATGGCGGCCACGGTTACCGGATCTACCGTGCCAGGAGCAAAGACGGGAAATATAAGATGCTCAAGGATTCCAGAGCCTATATCCCAGGCTATACAAGTATCGGCATTACCGCAAACCATAAGTATTATTATAAGCTGCGTTCTTATCGGATTGTAAAAGGAAAGAAGGTTTACAGCGCCTATACGAAGGTGAAGACCGTGAGAACAAAATAA
- the iolE gene encoding myo-inosose-2 dehydratase, with the protein MKFQNVKLGIAPIGWTNDDMPQLGGDLSFEQMVSEASLAGFQGTEVGGKFPTDPKVLNKALKLRNMEIASQWFSSFLCSEPYEDNEKAFIKQLDFLEAVGASRINVCELTRCLFAEETSMFGDNKPKATDQEWELLCKGLDKLGKIAADRGFKLCFHHHMATVVQTTAETKRLMDHTDPRYVFLCYDTGHFTFSDEDPVEAARLFGDRIGHVHLKDIRRDKMNQAYEEGFKFRKAVLEGCFTIPGDGCVDYDGVFAELDKAGYEGWFIVEAEQDPAKANPFEYAVMARNYIREKTGL; encoded by the coding sequence ATGAAGTTTCAAAATGTTAAATTAGGAATCGCACCCATCGGGTGGACAAATGACGATATGCCTCAGTTGGGGGGAGACCTGTCCTTTGAGCAGATGGTCTCCGAGGCTTCCCTGGCAGGATTCCAGGGCACTGAGGTGGGAGGAAAGTTCCCAACCGATCCCAAAGTACTGAATAAGGCTTTAAAACTGAGAAATATGGAAATCGCCAGCCAGTGGTTTTCTTCCTTTCTCTGCTCCGAACCGTACGAAGACAATGAAAAGGCGTTTATCAAACAGCTGGACTTTCTGGAGGCAGTGGGGGCATCCCGCATCAATGTCTGTGAACTGACAAGATGTCTGTTTGCAGAGGAGACCTCTATGTTTGGAGACAACAAGCCAAAGGCAACAGACCAGGAGTGGGAGCTGCTGTGCAAAGGACTTGACAAGTTGGGAAAGATCGCCGCAGACCGTGGGTTTAAACTGTGCTTTCACCATCATATGGCTACGGTGGTACAGACCACTGCGGAGACAAAACGGCTGATGGACCATACAGATCCACGATATGTATTTCTCTGCTATGATACTGGTCATTTTACGTTTTCAGATGAGGACCCGGTGGAAGCAGCCAGACTGTTCGGTGACAGAATCGGACATGTGCATCTGAAAGATATCCGCAGGGATAAAATGAATCAGGCATATGAAGAAGGCTTTAAATTCAGAAAAGCAGTGCTGGAAGGATGCTTTACGATTCCGGGAGACGGATGTGTGGATTATGACGGTGTTTTTGCGGAGCTTGACAAGGCTGGCTATGAGGGCTGGTTCATCGTGGAGGCGGAACAGGATCCGGCAAAGGCTAATCCATTTGAATACGCAGTCATGGCAAGAAACTATATCAGAGAAAAAACCGGTCTGTAA